The Thalassospira lucentensis genome segment AGGCCGACTGGATTGATTATGAGGAAGGCGACCACAAGCCTATGCCGGGCATTGCGCATTCCGAACATGACATCCGTGTCTATGAAGAACGTGATTTCAGCAAGATCTTCCGGCGCCTGTTCGGTCGCAGTATCCGGGGGAAAAAGCAGGTTGATATGGCCGAGATCGAACAGCAGATTGCGGCCGAGTAGGGAGGTCTTCCCCCATGTCAAACCAACAGATCAGGCTTCTGGCTGAGGAACTCATCGTACTGACGAAATTGCCGATAACGAAAGTCTGTGTACATGGTCCGCAGGAAGTCGGCTTTGTAACCCCTGATGCCGTATTCGTAGTAAATGCTGCGGATATCCGGCGGTTCCATGAAACCGGGCTTGAAGTGGTCAGCCTGACGCATATCCCGGGCTGGGATGATATCGTTCGGCAGATGTTCTAATTGCCCTGCGGCGCTTTCTTAAGGAAGCGCCGCAATGACGCACGCACTTCAGGAGTGATGCAGATCCCACGGGTTATATAGTCTGCATCCAAAACCTTTCGAATAAGTCCATCAGGAACCAAGGGCAGTAAATGCGCAAGTGCTGGATTGAAGCGTCTGTTTAACCAATCCGTCATGGCATGCAGCTCTCGCGCATCGCCTGTATCATGTTTGAGCATCATTTCCGCCAGGCTCAATGCATCAGTAATGGTACTCCACCCCATGATCTGCCAGTCAAATTGTTCATAGAACCCGTCACTTAATCGAAATCTCCAGCCAGAATTAAGCATCTGGGTCAAATCGATGAGTCCAAGGCTTTTGAGCTCATATACGGCATCTTCCAGCACCTCCTGATCTATTTCAGGGTGCCAGGCCGATATATCCTGCATTTGATACAAAGCAGTGCGCATGCCATCAGGACAACGTTCCGCGAGTTCCTTGCAAAGGATCGCCGTCTCCCCTTGTACGGTGATCTTTTCTGATCCGGATTGTTCTATATTTCTGAGCCGTTCATCATGCTCGTTGGCTTTCCGGGAAACAGCTTCCTCCCAGATCGAACGGTCTTGATCAAACTTTGTAGGATGGGTGACACGATACAGTCCGACAAGCAGACCACCTACCGGAACAGCTCCGACAATTCCTTCTGCAGCTGCGCGCAGGAGTGCACGAGCGGCATCTTCAGTCGGTGCCTTGATTTTGTCGGCGGACTGTCCGTCCTTGTCACTCAACTTCTTCTGCATGTGCCAGCCGCACTCCGGTGCCAGCCTGATCATCGGCATCAAGGAAAAGGACCCCGGCAGCCTCCAGACACTGTTTCAGGTCGCGCAGGGTTCTGGGATGCGGTTGGCGCATATTGTTTTCAAAATCTGCGATGGTGCGTTTGGCCACCATCGAGGCCTCATGAAGCTGATCCTGATTCCACCGAATAAGAGCTCTCGCGGCACGACATTGATCTGATGTAATCGTCATGGAAAAGCTGAACAGCCCTGTTATCAACTAGACATTAAAAACGCCAAACTGCATTATTACGGCAATCATATAGCAGGCATTTTTTACAGGCAATGGCTATCTCTGGACACCGACTTGACGAGGTGATCGTGATGAATTCTGAAAGAGAGCTGATTGACGATGCGAAATACGCGATCGGAAAACTGAAGGAAGAACTGGAATCCTCCCGCGAGGAGCTTGTGAGGCTCGGTGAGGAAATAAGCAATCCTCCCGATATCTGCACAGGCGATGTTCCCGATCTTCGCAAAATGAGCAATGCGGAACGCGAAACAGTCTTTCAGCTTCGTTCAGCACATGAATTACGTTTGCAAAGGCAGCAGGGCCTTCGAAAACGCATTGATTTCGTGACCGGTGAAATTGAAAGTTGGGAAGATAGAATTGTGCGGGCGAGAAAAGATATCGTCAGCTCGCAATCTCAGGAATAAGAAGATCAACGCCAGTAGATGTTAGCCATGCGCCATAGCCAAAGAGCATCAAAGATCCTGCAACAAGGACTATCGAGGCTATATGCAGTCCTATAGCGCATTTTCCTCCCCATGGCACTGAACCGGCATAAAGCAACTGGCTTAAATAGGTTGTCCCGGTTGCGATGACAGATGCCAGCGCTCCAAAGGCAAACATGAGAACCGCAAACCCGATTTGAGATGTAAAGACCGTTTCATACTCTACCAGCTTTCCGACAAATGCCAGCATTGCGACAGCGGCTCCGCCATTGAGCAGCATTGTTGCCTTGAGTGCCGATTGTCCAGTCGTGATCACCGACCTGAACATTTCCAGAGATGTTTCACGCGCGTAATCAAGTTCATATGCGTGGTTTGCGAGCAGGAAGTCCCGATCAGGGCTTGCTTTCTCAGTGATACCATCAAGCGCATTCAGGAGCGCCTCGGGATCAATTGACTGGCCTTTTCCCTGAACAATCCTGATTTCCTGCTTCAGGCTTTCAATTCTATCGCTTATTGACATCGACCCAATCCATGCTTGTCAAGCCAAGGTATGAAGAATGTAAAATTTGTCATAAGATATATTATGACCTAATTTTGCATGTCTTTTCAATGACTTAGATGTCTCTTAAATCAAATCCTCCCATTTTCAAGGTCATGGCATTGTCGTCAGTCAAAGCGACCCGTATTTTCCAGGTTTCCGACATGCTCCAGGAGAACGGTACCCTCCAGAACCTTAAATGTTCAACGGCCGAGCTTTCTTCGAGCTGCTCCCTTGTGGTATCTTTCGGAAAGATGATTTCGTGGGTGTATTGCAACTTCACCTCCAGTTATATTTTGCAGGTGCCACCTGAATTGGGTCCGGCCCGCGAGAAATCCCATTCGGATCCTGTCAGGCTTTCTTTTATCAAATCTCCCGCCAGGGCCGGATAAAGATCCAGTCCAGCCATGAGTTCTACTTCCTTCACAGGCACGATCGCATCGACAACTTTCTGCCTGACATCACTCCAGGCAGTACCGTCGAAATCATTATCGTGATCGAGAATGAATGTAATTGTTTGCAATCGCCCGCTTTCCACTCTCGCGATCGATTTGAAGAAGTGGCTGGGCACAGCAACACGGGTTTTGCCATTCCTGCTCCGCATTCGCAGGGCGTTATCATCCTCATCCCTGCCCGGTTGACCATCCCGGTCAAAGATTGCGCCGCTGGTAACATAGACTTCCGAATATGCCTCAGCCCATCGGCGGGTAAGGTGCTCCATTGACAGCCAGATGCCACGGTTGAAACACCCATGCTGTGGCGACATGTTCGACATCACATAACTGTTGACCTGCTGCAGCAGATTGTCTTTCAAGTCTGCATCATTGGCCATGTGGCCCTGATCATAAATCGGCTCGTCGTAATCAGTCGTCGTTGCACTGGCTCCCCGTTTGAGACGGGGATCTGCACGAGGACACTCAACCCGGATATTCCCTGAAGACTGATCAAGGTCAATTGATGTCAGCCGGTATGTAACCCAGATGCTGGTCATCAGATCCTGATCATGAGCCATGATGTATCCGCCCTGATAAAGGATCTGCTCATTGCCTTGAAAAGAAAATGCCGGCAGTCCGAATGGCGCATGATACCGGCTTATTTCATTCTGCAGGCCTGAGTTACCTGCAATGGCCATCAACTGCTTATTGGCCTGCTCTCTTTCCTCTGCCGTACAATTGCGTTTGTCCGCAGCTTCAGCATTTTGTGGCAAGGCAATGCAAAGCCAGGCAAAGCCGATCAAGCCCGATAGAATTCGCATGACCACCCCCAAGATAAATCCTGACCACCGTCAGTGACCGGGAATATTCTATCGTATGACGAGAGCAACTTACATTAGATTTTGTGCAATCTGTTGCGACCATCATGAGGTTTCCTGACAAGCCGGAAACATGCTGAATGCAATCTGGGAAGCACCCGATTTAGAACAGATTGTCGCCTGTTGGCTTAAGGAGATGTGCCCCCTGATTGCGAACAGAGTTTATATCTCTGGATATCGGCCATGCGGTCAGTAACTGTGATGGAAATGGTTCGCATACACGCGGCAGGACATCCTCGATGGGAGAGAAAAGCCAGTCGCGATATTCGTCTTCTGTCAATATCGCCGGCTCACGGTTATGAATTCGGGCCATCCGGTCTCCTGCCTCACGGGTCAGCATCGCAACCGTGTAAAACTCCATTTCTCTGGCTTTGACGGTACCTTGCCATTTCGACCAGATTCCCGCTGCCATCGATGGATCAAAACCTGTCTTACCGGTCACACCGATGGCATAAGGCTGTTTGGGCTTGTCTGTCGG includes the following:
- a CDS encoding SOS response-associated peptidase, with the protein product MCGRYSHDLTWAEIHELAGLAFPVPSTNPQPNYNTAPTQDIPVILCDQEHIWGEYARWEFVPSWFRQDLSEKRPATINARAEDILDRKFYKGAVKSHRCLIPMRCFYEWHRPTDKPKQPYAIGVTGKTGFDPSMAAGIWSKWQGTVKAREMEFYTVAMLTREAGDRMARIHNREPAILTEDEYRDWLFSPIEDVLPRVCEPFPSQLLTAWPISRDINSVRNQGAHLLKPTGDNLF
- a CDS encoding DNA/RNA non-specific endonuclease; translation: MRILSGLIGFAWLCIALPQNAEAADKRNCTAEEREQANKQLMAIAGNSGLQNEISRYHAPFGLPAFSFQGNEQILYQGGYIMAHDQDLMTSIWVTYRLTSIDLDQSSGNIRVECPRADPRLKRGASATTTDYDEPIYDQGHMANDADLKDNLLQQVNSYVMSNMSPQHGCFNRGIWLSMEHLTRRWAEAYSEVYVTSGAIFDRDGQPGRDEDDNALRMRSRNGKTRVAVPSHFFKSIARVESGRLQTITFILDHDNDFDGTAWSDVRQKVVDAIVPVKEVELMAGLDLYPALAGDLIKESLTGSEWDFSRAGPNSGGTCKI
- a CDS encoding XRE family transcriptional regulator; translation: MVAKRTIADFENNMRQPHPRTLRDLKQCLEAAGVLFLDADDQAGTGVRLAHAEEVE